The DNA segment TGTAAATGATTGTTTACGTTCTGTTGGAGCAATTATAAAAGCTGAAAAAAGACTAAGCGATAGAATTATGATGCTTGAAAATAAACTTGAATTTCTTGAAGCTGAATCAAAATTTGAAGAGTTATTTTAAATGAAATATTATTTATTTGTCTATGGCTCAATGAAAAAAGATTTTATTAATCATAATAGATTAATAAATGAAAAATTTATAGGAAATGCTATTTCTAAAAATAAATATAATATGTATCCAGATAGTTTGTACCTATTTCCTTATGCAATTGAAAATGAAAAGATACATCACCTAAAAGGAGAATTATATATTCTTGAAAATAGTAATATAAAAGATATTGATCTATTTGAAGGTGTTCCAGATTTTTACTATAGAAAATTAATTCCTGTAATTTGTAATGAGGTAGAAATAAACGCATATATTTATTTTAGAGCTTTTAATAATCCAAATAGTTTTGAAAATCAATTGCAAATAGATTATTGGAAAAAAGATTTTGAGAATTTTGGAGTGAAACTAGGGGAGATATTTAATATAATTAAAAGATAAAACAAATGACACATGATTCACTCTTTGAATATTTAATTGAAAATGTAAAAAACTTCTTTAAAAACAATTTTAGGATTAAATTTTTATAAGAGCATAAATAATAGAACATAAAAAATACAAAAATATTATAGGTTTTTACAGAAAAAATAACTACAACTGTATTTTAAAAATTCTATTATATGCATTTAAATATTAGACAATTATTGTTTTTTATTATAATTGATTTTTAATTTTTTTAAACCACTCTTTTTTTGATAATGCATTTTTACCATTTTTATACTTATACTCTTTATATTCATTATTTATTTTTTTTTCATTTTTTATTTCATTTATTAGTTCTTTAAATTTTTCAAGTAAAAAATAATTAGTTTCACTTTCATTTTTAATATTTAATGTCTTTATTAAATTTTTATGTATTTCTTCTATATCATATTCATTTATTCTGTTTATATTTTTAGAAGTTGCTTTTTTTATTTCATCATCATTTTTGATTCTAGTAGTTATAAAAGCATTATTTAAATTTTTTTTAGCCATAGATAAACCTTGTATAAAATTTATTATATTATACAAAAATATAAATTATAAATCAATATTTAAAAAATATGATATAATATTAATAATTTTATTACAACTGTTAGGGGGTACCCCCTAACAGTTGTAATAAAATTAAATATTTTACTAAAAAGTTAATAAAATGGCTATATCATCAATACATATTGAAAATTCTCAAATATCTGCTTTGTTACATAATCTAAGAATATTAATTCCTGATTATTTAATAAATATAAATGGTAAAAAAATTAATGAATCAAGAAAATATATTAAATTTAAATATGTATTTACTAATAAAAAAAATGGAGAAGAAATAAAAACAGTATTTGAGAATGTCTTTATAAATGATTTAATCAAATTTGCTATTGAAGATTATCAAAAATATAATAAACAAGGAAAAAAATTACCAAGTAATGCGAAACTTTTAAAAGAAGCTATTTTAAATATAAATGAGAATCATAATATAGATGACCTAGAAAAAGTAAAATTAGAATTAGAAAAAGAATTTGGATATACAATCACAGACATAAATCTTCATAAAGATGAAGGCTATATTTATACAGAAGAAAAAAACTTTGTGATGGGAAGAGATGCTTATAAAAACAAAGAGGAAACTTCATTTATTGCTGAATTAGATTTTGAGGAAAATAAGTTCTATGAGTGGTTTTTAGATAAAAATAATGATTGGGTTAAAGGTGACGAAATAGTAAATTACAAAATGCATTATAACTACCATGCTCATTTCATGATTATAAACTATGATTTTACAAAGCATAGAACAATAAGAAATCAATTAAAAGATATGTCTAGAATGCAAAGCATTGTAGCCGATACTTTAAAAATGACTCGTGGAAAATGTAGTAGTACGGTTGAAGCAAAAAGACTAGGAGTTGAAGTAGAAGTAAGTAGAAAAAGGTTAAGCATTAAAGACTGGAAAATACAAAAAAGAAAAGAGCGAGAATTAGAAAAGAAAATTGAAACACTTGAAAAAGAGGTTGAGAAATATAATTCTAAAGATAAAGAAAACGAAATAACTATCCAAACATTATATGAAAAAATTAGAGAATTAATAAAATTAGTTTATCATGAAACTGAATTAAATGAAGTAACAAAAAAACCTTTAAAAAACAAAGAAATAGTAGAAAACCAATTAAAGATCATAAATGACAAAGACAAAAATATAGAAACTTTACTGTTTGATAACAACCTTAAAGATGAAATTATAATAAAACTAAAAACGGAGAATAAAAATCTAATTTTAAGTACACAAAAAGATAGCCTAGAAAAGAAAATTAGTTCTATACAAAATATAAGCAGCGATTATGATGAATTAAAAAAAGAAAATCTAATGCTTAAAAAAGAAAATCAATCATTAAAAGAAAATACAAAAAATATTTTAGAAGTATCAAATACAAAAATAAAAAGTTTATTTAGATTCAAAGTATTTCATAATCTCGTACTTAAAGATAGATTTGAATATTTAATTGAAAATGATGAAGATTGGGAGTATAGATGCAAAGATAATAGAGGTGTAAACAAAGGATTACAAATATGTTATGATGAAAATATAAATAATGAACTTTTAAAAGAAGAAGATTTTAATAATCAAGAAAGTGAAGAAAATCAAGAAAGTATTTTAAATAGCTTAGAAGATTTAAAGATGAATTTAGAAGAAAAAACTATACCCATAAAAGAACAAGAAGAAGCTAAAGAGTTATTTCAAGATAATGATAATTTATTGCAAATATAAAATTTTTGTGATAAAACACAGTTTAGTTTACGGTCCCCTCAAAAGCAATTACAAAACCTCTAAATTATAATGAAGAAATTTCCAATAAAGAGTAGTTATTAATTAGCAGCATAATTTTACTAATTTTATCAACATAATAAAATTATTATGTTGATATTAAAAGATATTAATTAGAGTTAGCAATAGCCTCTTTTAAAGCTTTTCCAACTTTAAATTTTGCAACAATTGTAGCTGGTACATTAACAGTTCTATCAGTTCCCGGAACCTTTGCAGTTCTAGCTTCTCTTGAAGCAGTTGTGAATGTCCCAAAACCTACAAAAGCAACAGAATCTCTCTTCTCTAATGCTTCTGTAATAGTATCTAACACAGCATCTAGTGCAGTTTTAGAATCTTTTTTTGTTAATCCAGATTTTGCAGCAACTGCATCAATAAATTCATTTTTATTCATTTGTTTTCTCCTATTTGATTTATTATTTCATTTTATCTAAATTATTAGTGAATTTAAGTTGAAAAATAAAAATTAAACATTCTCTCTATTTAAACTATCAATCAGTGTACTTCTTTTAACTCCAAATGTTCTACAAATTGCAGCTTTACTCATTCCCTCATTTAGAGCTTTTTTAATAGCTATCATTTTTTCAGTATCAATAGCTCTAGGACGTCCACCTCTAATACCTCTATCTTTAGCAGCTTCTAATCCAGCTTTAACTCTTTCTTGAATTAAACTTCTTTCAAATTGAGCTAAAGCTCCAAATATATGAAAGAATAATTCTCCTGAAGCTGTTGTTGTATCCATACCTTCAGTAATAGATACAAAAGAAATATTTTTATTTTTTAAATCTGTAATAACAGATATAAGATGAGCTAAACTTCTTCCAAGACGATCTAGTTTCCATACAACTAAAGTATCACCTTCTTTTAAAAATTCTAATGCTTTATCTAAACCAACTCTTTTATCTTTTGAACCAGATGTTTTATCAGAAAATATATTTCTTTCATCTACTCCATATTTTAAAAGTGCATCTTTTTGTAAAAAAAGATTCTGATCATCAGTTGAAACTCTAATATAACCTACATACATACGAAAAACCTCTCTTATATAGTTTTCGTATTATATCACAATCCGATAGTATTTATCGTATAAAAAATAGCTATTTTTTTGAATGTTTTTGAGAAGGAAAAGAAAGTGTCGGAAAACAAGTGTTTTAATTACAAATTATTTTTACTTTTTAGTTTAAATTGTTATAATTGATAATATTATATTTATAGGGGAAATATGCTCAAATGTCAACAGAATCAAGTATAAAATGTCCAAATTATGGTGAGTTAATAGATGTTAATGAGATACTTTATCATCAATTAGAAAATGAGTTTAAACAAAAAAATTTAAATGAAAAGAAAAAGTTTGAAGAAGAGATAGCTTTAAAACGAATTGAGTATAAACAAGCACTTGATATGCTTAAACAAAAAGAAGAAGATATCAAAGAACAAAAAGAGAAGTTTGATGAAGAACTAAAAAAAGCTACAAAAGAACTTCTTAAACAAGAAAAACAAAAACTTCAAGAAGAACTAAAAAAAGAGATACTAGAAGAACAAAGTGAATCTATAGCACTACTTAAAAAAGAGCTAGATGAAAAATCTAATCAAGTAAAAGAATTAAACACTGCAAAAGCTCAAATAGAACAACTTAAACGTGATAAAGAAGAGATGGAGTCAGCTATCATGGCAAAAGCTCAATTTGCTCTTAATGAACAACTAAAAATAGAAAAAGAGAAAATACAAAAAACTGTTGATGATCAAAATGAATTAAAATTAAAACAAAAAGAAGAACAATTAGAACAACTTAAAAAACAACTCCAAGATACCCAAAGAAAACTAGAGCAGGGCTCACAACAACTTCAAGGAGAAGTACAAGAACTTGCTATTGAAGAGTATCTACAAAATAAATATCCTTTTGATTCTATAGAAGAAATCAAAAAAGGTGTAAGAGGTGGGGATTGTATTCAAACAGTTCATACTAGAGAAATACAAAACTGTGGAAAAATATATTATGAGAGTAAAAGGACTAAAGATTTTCAACGAACATGGATAGAAAAGTTTAAAGCTGATATGAGAGAAAAAGGAGCTGATATAGGTGTACTTGTAACAGAAGTGTTACCAAAAGAACTAGAACGTATGGGACTTATTGATGGAGTGTGGATATGTACATATGAAGAGTTTAAAGGTTTATCGTCAGTTCTTAGAGAAAGTATTATTAAAATTAATCAAGCAAAAAAATCAGAAGAAAATAAAACTGATAAGATGAGTTTATTGTATGGTTATTTAACAAGTACAGAATTTAAAATGCAAATAGAAGCTATAGTAGAAGGTTTTACTCAAATGCAAAGTGACCTTGATAGTGAAAAAAGATCCATGCAAAGAATCTGGAAACAAAGAGAAAAACAAATAGAAAAGGTACTTGATAATACTATAGGAATGTATGGTTCTATAAAAGGCATAGCGGGAAATAGTATTGGTAATGTTAAGGCTTTAGAATTGCCTTATAATTTGTTAGAAGATGAGAATGAATTATGATTAATAATATAGAATTAAAGAATATAGCTACTTATGATGAAGCTGGAACATCTCTAAATAATTTAAAAGAAATTAATTTTATTTATGGGGCAAATGGAAGTGGAAAAACTACGGTTTCAAACTTAATGAATAATCCACAAGATGTTAAATATCGAGATTGTAATATAATATGGAAGGATGGATACATTGTTGATACTATGGTTTATAATAAATCTTTTAAAGAAACAAATTTCAACTCTTCAAACCATATCAAAGGTGTTTTTACACTAGGACAAGCAACAGATGATGATATAAAACTTATAGATGAAAAAAAAGAACAATTAGAAGCTATTAAAATACAAGGTACTGGATATAAGAAAAAATTAGAAGATTTAAAAGGAACACGTGAAAGTTTAGGGAAGATACAAGATTTAGAAAATGAATTTAAAGAGTTTTGTTGGACAAAAATTTATAAACCATATGAAGAAACTTTTAAAGAAGCCTTTAAAGGTTTTATGCAAAAACAAACTTTTACAGATAAAATACTTAGTGAATTTGCAAATAATCAAGTAACTATATTAAGTATTGATGAATTAAAAAAGAAAGCACAAACAATTTTTGGTGAAACTCCAAAACATCTAAATCTTATCTCAACGATTTCATTTGATGAATTGAATAATATTGAGAATGAAGATATTTGGAATAAAAAAATTATTGGTAAGTCAGATGTAGATATAGCTAGATTAATTCAATATTTAAATATAAATGATTGGGTTAATCAAGGTAAGGGTTATCTTAAAGATGATAACATCTGTCCTTTCTGCCAAAAAGAAACAATCACTGATGATTTTAGACAACAACTTGAAAAATATTTTGATACAACATATGTTGATTTAATTAATAAAATTAAGAAATATCAGCAAGATTACGATTTACATTCCTCAAATATTATAGAACAATTAAACTATATTGAACATGAACAAAAACAAAATAATAATTCAAAATTAGACTTAGAAAAATTTTCTATTTATATCAAAACACTTATAAGTCAAATAAACTCAAATAAAGAAAATTTACAAAGTAAAATAAAAGAACCAAGTAGGTCTTTAGAGCTTACATCAACAAAAGAGCAATTTGAAAATATTAAAGTTGCTATTGATAGTGCTAATGAAGAAATTAAAAAACATAATAAAATAGTAGCAAATTACCAAACAGAAAAAACTAATTTAATTTGTGCAATTTGGAAATTTCTAGTGAAATCATTTGAAGATGAAATAAAAGAATATACAAAAAAGCATAAAGGTTTAGAAAAAGGTATAGACAGTTTAACGATACAATATAATAAAAAACGACAAGAATATAGGGAACTTAGTCAAGAAATAAAAGATTTAGAAAAAAATGTAACAAGTGTACAGCCGACAATAGATGAAATAAACAAACTTTTAAATTATTATGGATTTTTAAATTTTGAGATAGTACCTTCTCAAACAGAAATAAATCAATATCAAATTAAAAGAGAAGATGGAACTTTAGCACAAGAGACATTGAGTGAAGGAGAAATTACATTTATTACATTTTTATATTATTATCAACTTACAAAAGGGGCAGTAAAAGAAGATGAAGTTTCTAATAATAGGATTTTAATAATTGATGATCCAATATCAAGTTTAGATAGTAATATTTTATTTGTTGTAAGTACCTTACTAAAAAAAATCATAAATGATGTTAGAAATGGAATTAGTAATATTAAACAGGTTATTATA comes from the Aliarcobacter cibarius genome and includes:
- a CDS encoding gamma-glutamylcyclotransferase family protein; its protein translation is MKYYLFVYGSMKKDFINHNRLINEKFIGNAISKNKYNMYPDSLYLFPYAIENEKIHHLKGELYILENSNIKDIDLFEGVPDFYYRKLIPVICNEVEINAYIYFRAFNNPNSFENQLQIDYWKKDFENFGVKLGEIFNIIKR
- a CDS encoding coiled-coil domain-containing protein encodes the protein MAISSIHIENSQISALLHNLRILIPDYLININGKKINESRKYIKFKYVFTNKKNGEEIKTVFENVFINDLIKFAIEDYQKYNKQGKKLPSNAKLLKEAILNINENHNIDDLEKVKLELEKEFGYTITDINLHKDEGYIYTEEKNFVMGRDAYKNKEETSFIAELDFEENKFYEWFLDKNNDWVKGDEIVNYKMHYNYHAHFMIINYDFTKHRTIRNQLKDMSRMQSIVADTLKMTRGKCSSTVEAKRLGVEVEVSRKRLSIKDWKIQKRKERELEKKIETLEKEVEKYNSKDKENEITIQTLYEKIRELIKLVYHETELNEVTKKPLKNKEIVENQLKIINDKDKNIETLLFDNNLKDEIIIKLKTENKNLILSTQKDSLEKKISSIQNISSDYDELKKENLMLKKENQSLKENTKNILEVSNTKIKSLFRFKVFHNLVLKDRFEYLIENDEDWEYRCKDNRGVNKGLQICYDENINNELLKEEDFNNQESEENQESILNSLEDLKMNLEEKTIPIKEQEEAKELFQDNDNLLQI
- a CDS encoding HU family DNA-binding protein, which translates into the protein MNKNEFIDAVAAKSGLTKKDSKTALDAVLDTITEALEKRDSVAFVGFGTFTTASREARTAKVPGTDRTVNVPATIVAKFKVGKALKEAIANSN
- a CDS encoding recombinase family protein, encoding MYVGYIRVSTDDQNLFLQKDALLKYGVDERNIFSDKTSGSKDKRVGLDKALEFLKEGDTLVVWKLDRLGRSLAHLISVITDLKNKNISFVSITEGMDTTTASGELFFHIFGALAQFERSLIQERVKAGLEAAKDRGIRGGRPRAIDTEKMIAIKKALNEGMSKAAICRTFGVKRSTLIDSLNRENV
- a CDS encoding DUF2130 domain-containing protein; translation: MSTESSIKCPNYGELIDVNEILYHQLENEFKQKNLNEKKKFEEEIALKRIEYKQALDMLKQKEEDIKEQKEKFDEELKKATKELLKQEKQKLQEELKKEILEEQSESIALLKKELDEKSNQVKELNTAKAQIEQLKRDKEEMESAIMAKAQFALNEQLKIEKEKIQKTVDDQNELKLKQKEEQLEQLKKQLQDTQRKLEQGSQQLQGEVQELAIEEYLQNKYPFDSIEEIKKGVRGGDCIQTVHTREIQNCGKIYYESKRTKDFQRTWIEKFKADMREKGADIGVLVTEVLPKELERMGLIDGVWICTYEEFKGLSSVLRESIIKINQAKKSEENKTDKMSLLYGYLTSTEFKMQIEAIVEGFTQMQSDLDSEKRSMQRIWKQREKQIEKVLDNTIGMYGSIKGIAGNSIGNVKALELPYNLLEDENEL
- a CDS encoding AAA family ATPase, with the translated sequence MINNIELKNIATYDEAGTSLNNLKEINFIYGANGSGKTTVSNLMNNPQDVKYRDCNIIWKDGYIVDTMVYNKSFKETNFNSSNHIKGVFTLGQATDDDIKLIDEKKEQLEAIKIQGTGYKKKLEDLKGTRESLGKIQDLENEFKEFCWTKIYKPYEETFKEAFKGFMQKQTFTDKILSEFANNQVTILSIDELKKKAQTIFGETPKHLNLISTISFDELNNIENEDIWNKKIIGKSDVDIARLIQYLNINDWVNQGKGYLKDDNICPFCQKETITDDFRQQLEKYFDTTYVDLINKIKKYQQDYDLHSSNIIEQLNYIEHEQKQNNNSKLDLEKFSIYIKTLISQINSNKENLQSKIKEPSRSLELTSTKEQFENIKVAIDSANEEIKKHNKIVANYQTEKTNLICAIWKFLVKSFEDEIKEYTKKHKGLEKGIDSLTIQYNKKRQEYRELSQEIKDLEKNVTSVQPTIDEINKLLNYYGFLNFEIVPSQTEINQYQIKREDGTLAQETLSEGEITFITFLYYYQLTKGAVKEDEVSNNRILIIDDPISSLDSNILFVVSTLLKKIINDVRNGISNIKQVIILTHNVYFYKEVSFIDGRDTGRRNDTYFWILRKNNKVSKFYPYDTNPIKTSYELLWQELRDKEKSSNITLQNTMRRIIENYFKILGNFSDDKLIKNFEEYEEQVICRSLISWINDGSHSISDDLFIESHDDTIDKYLEVFKKIFIFTDHEGHYKMMMGIDELNI